TTTCATCCTGTTCAAAAACTCCATCAAACGGTTGAATTCTAGATTTaatcaaatcaaaacagtTGATTTCGATGGTCAACAATGAtgcctttattttttcatttttctttgcaaaagggaaaagatTCTGTAACTGTTTCAATAATACGTCCTTAACGGGTTGTTCTACAATTGTTTGTAAGTTCCTATATGACAGCAATTGATTATCTTCCGATTCCTCGTCTTCAGCAGCATCTGTCTTTTCGTAGATTTCAAACAGTTCCACCAACTTATTCATATATTCTGATAGCCACTCTGGTGGTAATAAATCATCTAGCGAATTCACTGTCTCCGCGGAGGCTATTCGTTCAATATAGCCCTCATAGTATCCAATAATTCTATCTTTGGAGATATCTTCCAAtgatttcaaattattAATAATGGAACTATCGTCCTGAATACCCTTTCTCTCGAACATGACTCTATAAAGTTTCAATAACCTGACAATCTCGAAATTAATGATTGGATTCTCTTCAAACCTCACAATTTGTTCAATACGAATACGACATGAATTGGATAAGGACTGGATGATGTCATTTAGTAGTTTGTTGTCAATATCGTTCAGAAATGTCCCGTTTTGTTGCAATATGGAAACTGGCGTATCttttaaattttcatcCTGAAAGTTGAATAGTGACTTGACAAAATCAGCTTCATTGGCTATAATCGAATGAACCGACGCAAGTACGTCACCTATATATCTAATTGGGTCGTGTGCTGATAGTATGATGGGTTTAGAGTTAGATGAGTTCATATCGAACTGAGACAAAAACTCATCTAGAATACTCTTGGATCTCAGGGTGGTCACTCTTTTCAgaaattcattgaatagTTCTAAATCGTTTGATAGGAAAATTAAGCTCTTCTGGAAGATGATCAAGTTTTTCTGTTCAGTTGCACCATGGtcattcaataaatttgaagatgattcAAAGCTATATAGAAAGTCAATCAAAtaattgaagatttttttgttcgtCTTCTgtaaaatttcattgacGCCCATAATTAGAGCATTCCCAGCATTTAAATTGGGTAGTGTCAGTAAAAAACTCGATTCATCTTTAATAGCGATTACTTTCTTTACTACATTAAAGAAAGTCTCACCTATAATGCCGTTTGTGATAGCATCGTCCTCTACTTGATTCAGAGTGAATCTATCTCTTATAGTTagcaatattttcttcttcaatttcaactgCTCTGCCTTCAAACGGTACTGGTTTATTTCATCCAGCGCCACATTATTCGATGAAACTTTGTCAATTTCGTCGTTTATGAAACTTGCGCCtgttttttgtattttttccaCAGAGGACGTCAAGCGTTTTATTCTTCTGATGATAGGCTTGAATTCCTCAAGCACCGTGATATGTTCCTTCAACAGTTGTGATTCCAAATCTGTCCTCAAAGTTCTTCTTGCCAAAGTCCCCACATACTCAGGGTTCATTAGCTTCTGTTCATCAAGAGACAgtctttctttattgtcTTCCAGGATTTTTAATGATTTCCTTAATTGAGTCGTAGCCTGATAGTTGATTAAGGTGTAattgttcaaaatcttggaaAGCTTACTTGAAAGAACTAGATTTGTTGTATTCATAGTCGAGTCATTTGAGGTAGATACTAATTTCGACAAATCGAGGTTTTTTGACCCATAATTAGCGAAGTCATGAGATTCTTGCTGCGGTAGCTTATCAATTTGGGCAATATGTTCTAATTTTTTGCCTGAATTGGAGAGTTGTATTTTGTCAATGGAGGACATAGCATAATGTGTCATTCTTTTATACAGGTCTTTCGAATCTGCACCGTCGTTGTTTATATGCGGGACTGTATCGCTATTGGAATGACCTTGTAGATTGGGCAATTTGAACTGCAGATCTACCTTGTTCGCAGATTGCAATTGTGCATCTGATGTTAATTTCAGTCTTGGCTCTGGCTCTGGAAGTTCTGCCGTGGCAGCATCTGCCATTGCATAACTCTGATAGTCTACAACAAAATCCATGTTGGATAGACGTCACTTGCACTTTGTTATAGCAACGCTGAATTCAGCTAGATGTTACGCCTATTGTACGCACAAGTGTTTAAGGAAGTGCCACTTCTGACGTATTCTTTGTATAAAATCGCCATTGCATATCGAACAGTATACTTTCTTGTCGTCAAGGACGGCATGAGACTTGTGACAATAAAGGAAAGCACATACGGACAAGAAAACCGTCAGCAATAAAAATTCGTTAGCAAGTTTTAACAGTTTGGACTAGGCGAGAATTGATAGCATGTGCTCGCCGGCCTTCATTGACATCATAGCATAACTGGCGTGCAACGTTCTCGAGGCTTTGGCGTGATATAAAGAACAACGTCACAAATCAAAACTTTTGGACACTTTGAACGGCTGACCGTCATAGTCAGCCGAGGCCAAGAGTATCAATATTTACTAGGCCACTCGTACTCTGCAGGATTCGTTGAAGATAAGGAATGTGTATTCGCCAAGGATAATATTTCCAATCCAcaacttcatcaaatatTAGCTTCTATGGCCAAGTTGGTAAGGCGCCACACTAGTAATGTGGAGATCATCGGTTCAAATCCGATTGGAAGc
The Saccharomyces kudriavzevii IFO 1802 strain IFO1802 genome assembly, chromosome: 14 DNA segment above includes these coding regions:
- the COG6 gene encoding Golgi transport complex subunit COG6 (similar to Saccharomyces cerevisiae COG6 (YNL041C); ancestral locus Anc_2.273) — its product is MDFVVDYQSYAMADAATAELPEPEPRLKLTSDAQLQSANKVDLQFKLPNLQGHSNSDTVPHINNDGADSKDLYKRMTHYAMSSIDKIQLSNSGKKLEHIAQIDKLPQQESHDFANYGSKNLDLSKLVSTSNDSTMNTTNLVLSSKLSKILNNYTLINYQATTQLRKSLKILEDNKERLSLDEQKLMNPEYVGTLARRTLRTDLESQLLKEHITVLEEFKPIIRRIKRLTSSVEKIQKTGASFINDEIDKVSSNNVALDEINQYRLKAEQLKLKKKILLTIRDRFTLNQVEDDAITNGIIGETFFNVVKKVIAIKDESSFLLTLPNLNAGNALIMGVNEILQKTNKKIFNYLIDFLYSFESSSNLLNDHGATEQKNLIIFQKSLIFLSNDLELFNEFLKRVTTLRSKSILDEFLSQFDMNSSNSKPIILSAHDPIRYIGDVLASVHSIIANEADFVKSLFNFQDENLKDTPVSILQQNGTFLNDIDNKLLNDIIQSLSNSCRIRIEQIVRFEENPIINFEIVRLLKLYRVMFERKGIQDDSSIINNLKSLEDISKDRIIGYYEGYIERIASAETVNSLDDLLPPEWLSEYMNKLVELFEIYEKTDAAEDEESEDNQLLSYRNLQTIVEQPVKDVLLKQLQNLFPFAKKNEKIKASLLTIEINCFDLIKSRIQPFDGVFEQDENSRKISFWIYGKLNEFTKQMQTLQIKFLFENTGLDLYNNLVNMIFPVDSVKDELDYDMYLSLRDNSLMELETIGKNVHDKLNDYLPQALTDVQGNLLFKLNSPMIADDICDECFKKLSLFYDIFRKVLVHLYPNDKDRIFEILNFSTDEFNMLTGVTH